A window of Cohnella herbarum contains these coding sequences:
- a CDS encoding extracellular solute-binding protein, with product MNKTSKRVIGTILTGALAVSLAACGNNGNNTSSPEASGTNGNAGGKEKVTITFQNIYPDATDPKHQMMKKIVAQYEADHPNVKIELDSLNTDQQKLKLKTQAASKEIPDITIVNPAAQMKPFVDADLFAPLNEMVEKNGLKDTFQEGILDYYSFNGNLYALPDGNNVGLVYYNKKMFEEAGAKVPTTFEEMVEVVKQLKAKKIQPMAIGEKDTWTGSFLFMNMLLRTNGGPGFLQDVVDGKKTFEDPAFVEAVDAFQSLVQAGAFQEGATSFDYNAGENLFKTGKAAMYYMGSWATGGIETSTVGTSGDVGVFKFPTINGKGNPDEFMLAPGSGFAVSKNSKHLAETLDFLNYFMLNYPKETFTAKGAVGIAQKVEGDFKAAGYSDMAMDVLSIFKDVKGGDLAFDNTMNPGTAQVHLSSIQNLFVAKKDAASVAKEHQQGYEDNK from the coding sequence ATGAATAAGACTAGCAAAAGAGTGATTGGTACGATCTTGACCGGCGCGCTTGCCGTTAGCTTGGCCGCGTGCGGAAACAACGGAAACAATACTTCGAGCCCCGAAGCTTCCGGCACGAACGGCAATGCAGGCGGAAAAGAGAAAGTTACGATTACTTTCCAGAACATCTATCCCGACGCAACCGATCCGAAACACCAAATGATGAAAAAAATCGTCGCGCAATACGAAGCCGATCACCCGAACGTGAAGATCGAGCTCGATTCGCTCAATACGGACCAGCAGAAGCTGAAGTTGAAAACGCAAGCCGCTTCGAAGGAAATTCCGGATATTACGATCGTTAACCCGGCTGCTCAAATGAAGCCGTTCGTAGATGCCGACCTGTTCGCCCCGCTGAACGAAATGGTCGAGAAGAACGGACTTAAAGATACGTTCCAAGAAGGCATCCTCGATTACTATTCGTTCAACGGCAACCTATACGCCTTGCCTGACGGCAACAACGTCGGCCTGGTTTATTACAACAAAAAGATGTTCGAAGAAGCCGGCGCGAAAGTGCCGACAACGTTCGAAGAAATGGTCGAAGTCGTTAAACAACTGAAAGCCAAAAAAATTCAACCGATGGCGATCGGAGAAAAAGATACTTGGACCGGTTCGTTCCTGTTCATGAATATGCTTCTTCGCACGAACGGCGGCCCGGGCTTCCTGCAAGACGTCGTAGACGGCAAGAAAACGTTCGAAGATCCGGCGTTCGTCGAAGCCGTAGACGCATTCCAGTCGCTCGTACAAGCAGGTGCCTTCCAAGAAGGCGCGACTTCCTTCGACTATAATGCCGGCGAGAACTTATTCAAGACCGGTAAAGCGGCCATGTACTACATGGGCAGCTGGGCAACCGGAGGAATCGAGACTTCCACGGTCGGTACAAGCGGCGACGTAGGCGTCTTCAAATTCCCGACCATCAACGGCAAAGGCAACCCGGACGAGTTCATGCTGGCGCCGGGAAGCGGATTCGCCGTTTCCAAGAACAGCAAACATCTGGCGGAAACGCTTGATTTCTTGAACTACTTCATGCTGAACTACCCGAAAGAAACGTTCACGGCCAAAGGCGCCGTAGGTATCGCTCAGAAAGTAGAAGGCGACTTCAAAGCAGCCGGATATTCCGACATGGCGATGGATGTGCTCAGCATTTTCAAAGATGTTAAAGGCGGCGACCTGGCATTCGACAATACGATGAACCCGGGAACGGCTCAAGTTCATCTTTCCAGCATCCAAAACCTGTTCGTCGCTAAGAAAGACGCGGCTAGCGTAGCCAAAGAACACCAACAAGGGTACGAAGACAACAAATAA